The genomic region GGCGCAATTCCGCCGGATCAATCTGTCTGATATCCGTTCCATCCATCGAGACCATGCCGCTGCTCGGCTCGAATAAGCCCATTATCAGTTTGCCCAGCGTCGTCTTGCCTGAACCAATGGGACCAATGATTCCCACCTTTTCGCCGGCTCCAATCTCCAGGGTAATGTTGTTCAGCACCTTCGTTGTTTGATCGCGATAGGTAAAAGTGAGATTCTTAAGCCCGATCACACCCTGGAACCTGGTTCTGTGTAAAAAAGTCTGGCCCGGTGGTCTTTCCACGGGAAGTGCCATGATGTCATTGAGTGTTTTCAGAGCCTGTTTAGCGCGATGAAAACGGGTCGCAAGATTAGCCACTTGCGCCATGGGCCCGAGAACTTGTCGCGACAGGATCACGAGCGCAATCAGCCCGCCCTGGGTGAGCTGGCCTTCCGATATCATATAGACACCGGCAATGACTAACACCACCACCACCATACTTTGTATAAAATAAGAAACCTGACTGACCGACGAGGAAAGAAATCTCGACCGGGCGCTCCATTTGGCGATGTAGCTGACAGCTTCTTCCCAGGCCCGCTGAACCTTGCTCTCCGCACCAAGCATCTTGATGGTTTCCAGACCCGATAATCCCTCTACCAGAATAGCATTTTTCTGAGCCGAAGCCGCGAATGTCTTGCCCACTGCCTTTTGCAGGGGGATCTGGACGGACAAGGAATAAATCAACAATAAGGCCATAGCCGCAAGAAAAGCAAAAACTATGGAACCGCCAATATACCAGATAACAAACAGACCTAACACCATAAACGGCAAATCTATCAGGGCGGTGATAGAAAAGGAGGTGATAAATTCGAGGACACTCTCGAATTCACGCAGGTTATTGGAAAAAGACCCAATGGACTGGGGGCGGGCTTCCAGCTTGAGCCCCAGAACTTTCTGCAGCAAAAGGGAAGAAATGATCAGGTTAGCTTTTTTGCCTGCCTCGTCTACAAAATAACCGCGTAATCCCTGCAGCAGCGAACCAAACAGGTAAATTACCGTTATGCCTATGGAAAGTACCCAAAGGGTTTCAAAGGCACTATTGGGGATAACCCGGTCATAGACGTTGAGAATATAAAATGAACTCGCCAGACCGAAAAGGTTGATCAGGAAAGAGGCGACAATAACGTCACGGTAGATACGCCAGGATTGGAAAATGGTCCCCCAGAACCAGTTTTTTGTAGCACCGGTGTCCAAATCAGCGGCGTGTTCCCTCGTCGTCCGGAACTTGGGCCGGACAAAGATAGCGTAGCCCGAATAGAATTTTTCCAGATCACCGAGTGAAACTATTTTTTCTCCCATGCCTGTTTCCGGCATCAATATTCTTAATTTTTGACCGCCCTCAATTTTTTCAACGAGGACGCAAGCTTCCCGCTCATTAAGGAGCAGGACGGCCGGGAGCTGCAGATTGGCAATTTTATGAAGGGACCTCTTTACTATCCGGGAAGCAAGATCAGCCCGATCAGCAGCCCGGGAAAAGAGCTCTACCGTAAGGCGGTTCTGGACCAGCGGCAAGCCGGCGCTTAAACCTGTCCGGGTTGCCGAACGGCCGTGCAGCTTGGTCAGTGTAATCAAGCAGTCAAGCAGCGGGTCATCTTGTCTATCCGTGTCCTCGCCGAGATTCCAATCAACTGCCGCAGCTTCATTTATTTCTGACATGATAATCTTCTTTCATCTGAGAGAAAGCCGGATCTGACCACCGGACGCGCCAGCCTTCTCTTATTCAGTTATTTTATTATATATTTTTTTTATAAATAGTGCTATCTCTTCTTCCACAAATTTGGATTAAAAAACTTTGGACCCAAAAAATAGGGAGCATGGTCATGTTGTACGTAGAACGCGCCAATGATGGTGAAATTATCGCCCTGCACAATAACCCCGATCAGAACAATAGTGAACAAAAATCACTTGTTGATGAAGAAGTAGTTAATTTCCTGAATAAAAGCACTAACTCGGAATCATGGAAACAATTACTGTCTCTCACCGATAGCAGGACTATACGCATCCTGGAAGACCTCATTGACCTGTTAAGCCGCAAAAACGTTATTTCTTTTACTGAACTTCCGGAACAAGCCCAGGAAAGAATCCTGGAACGTAAAACACTCCGGGAGAAAATGGCTTCTACAGACCTGCTCGTAAACGATATTTTATAAAACTACCTGAATTATGTAGTTTTAATCAAACTGCTAATCGGTTTAGGCCGATCAATATAGTATCCCTGTATTGCATCCAGGTTCAGATCTTTCAGTATTTTCGCCTGCTGCTCCGTCTCCACCCCTTCCGCTATTACCGCGATATCTATGCTATGGGCAACGCTGCACAGTGAACCGATGAAAAATCTGCTGTCACTTTCTTCATCTTTAAGCTCGCCCGTATAGGCCCGATCAATTTTCACATAGTCGGGACGGAGCGACTGTAAATAGCCCAAATGCGAAAAACTCTGCCCATAATGATCTAACCCCATGGAGTGGCCACATTCACGCACAACGGTGCTGAATTCCTTAACCAGACTCAAATTCTGGACAGCGCCGAATTCGGAAAACTCAAATATGATGCGCGGAGCATTAGGAAGCGGATTTTTCAGGAAAGAGTAAACCCACTGCCGGAATTCATTATCCTGTAGTGAAGCCGGCGATACATTCACGGCCACGCTGTCCACCTTTAGCTGTCGGCGATCAAGTTTCAGAACCTCCTCCAGCACGATCCGGTCTATGGAGGAAACGAGATTCAAGCGCTCGGCCAGGGGCATGAAGATACCGGCGCTCAGGAACTTACCGTCCTCCTGAACAATCCGGGAGAATATCTCTAAATGGACGAGCTGATTCCGGTCCGCTGTTTTTACCACCGGTTGCGCATCAAGGCTGATTCTCCTTTCCAGCAGAGCTTTTTCCAGTTTTTCCCTCCATTGCTGCTGTCCCAGCGGCATTTGGGCCGTCTCTTCGGTAATCGCACGGACACTCCATCCGTTGGGCCCTGCCTGCCTGGCGGCGGTTAGCGCCAGATCGGCTTCCGAGAGCAGGCGGCCGAGTGAGGTGGTGGCTTCATAGGTCGCGGCCCCCACATAGCCGATGTTGTCCGTAATCGCGAGCTGTTCGGCGGCCAGACCACTCAGTTGGCTGGCTACGCCGCCGGCGATCGTCTCCGCGTCCCATGTCGGGGCGTCCGGCAGGAAGATGCCAAAGTCGCCGCCCGTGAGACGGGCCAGAACTCCGCTTGCATACTGACGGGTGGAATCCTGCAGTAGCGCCGCTATCCTTTTCAGGAATTCGTCGCCGGCCTGAAAACCCTTCGACTGATTGAGTTTGTCCAGATCATTCAGTTTAATCAAAAGCAGGATGCCTTTGGTGACGCTGTCGCGGCGATCGAGTCGAGCGGTGATCTGGGTATCGAAATAACGACGGTTACCCAAACCGGTCACGGGATCGTTGTAGGAGCGTTCCCGGAGTCCCTCGGCCTGCGTTACCTGCTCTTCAAACATCTCCTTCACTTTACGGGTCATGCGGTTCATGGCCTCGACCACGCGCCTGAACTCCTTGGTCCAAGGTATGCGCTCCTGGATCTCATACTCTTTTCTGCAGATCGCATCGGCCTGCCGCTCCACCAGCATGAGCGGCCGGAGCAGAAAGCGCAGACCGAAGCCGCCGGCAATGAGCACAAAAAGACCGCAGGCAATGAACCAGATGGTCGTGCTGACCATATCATCCCAGAGCGTCTTGTAGGCATAGCC from Deltaproteobacteria bacterium harbors:
- a CDS encoding type I secretion system permease/ATPase, translated to MSEINEAAAVDWNLGEDTDRQDDPLLDCLITLTKLHGRSATRTGLSAGLPLVQNRLTVELFSRAADRADLASRIVKRSLHKIANLQLPAVLLLNEREACVLVEKIEGGQKLRILMPETGMGEKIVSLGDLEKFYSGYAIFVRPKFRTTREHAADLDTGATKNWFWGTIFQSWRIYRDVIVASFLINLFGLASSFYILNVYDRVIPNSAFETLWVLSIGITVIYLFGSLLQGLRGYFVDEAGKKANLIISSLLLQKVLGLKLEARPQSIGSFSNNLREFESVLEFITSFSITALIDLPFMVLGLFVIWYIGGSIVFAFLAAMALLLIYSLSVQIPLQKAVGKTFAASAQKNAILVEGLSGLETIKMLGAESKVQRAWEEAVSYIAKWSARSRFLSSSVSQVSYFIQSMVVVVLVIAGVYMISEGQLTQGGLIALVILSRQVLGPMAQVANLATRFHRAKQALKTLNDIMALPVERPPGQTFLHRTRFQGVIGLKNLTFTYRDQTTKVLNNITLEIGAGEKVGIIGPIGSGKTTLGKLIMGLFEPSSGMVSMDGTDIRQIDPAELRHFIGYVPQDIMLFRGTIRENITMGTHDIDDMSILRAAELAGVAEFVKKQPLGFDMEVGEFGRGLSGGQRQCIALARAVLLDPPVLVLDEPTSNMDNRTEIHLKDNLSKIIKEKTLLLITHRASLLEMVDRLIVIDNGAIVADGPKASVLAALKKGHLNL
- a CDS encoding EAL domain-containing protein — protein: MTLFRQLIIFTLVLFFLLFAGTWYAKLDSTRAFLADQLESHAQDTATSLGLSVSQHVVRNDMPSVESMINAVFDRGYYENIKLVDVKEKVVLERVQSVKIENVPPWFIRWLPLKPPEASANVMSGWIRAGTIVVKSHPGYAYKTLWDDMVSTTIWFIACGLFVLIAGGFGLRFLLRPLMLVERQADAICRKEYEIQERIPWTKEFRRVVEAMNRMTRKVKEMFEEQVTQAEGLRERSYNDPVTGLGNRRYFDTQITARLDRRDSVTKGILLLIKLNDLDKLNQSKGFQAGDEFLKRIAALLQDSTRQYASGVLARLTGGDFGIFLPDAPTWDAETIAGGVASQLSGLAAEQLAITDNIGYVGAATYEATTSLGRLLSEADLALTAARQAGPNGWSVRAITEETAQMPLGQQQWREKLEKALLERRISLDAQPVVKTADRNQLVHLEIFSRIVQEDGKFLSAGIFMPLAERLNLVSSIDRIVLEEVLKLDRRQLKVDSVAVNVSPASLQDNEFRQWVYSFLKNPLPNAPRIIFEFSEFGAVQNLSLVKEFSTVVRECGHSMGLDHYGQSFSHLGYLQSLRPDYVKIDRAYTGELKDEESDSRFFIGSLCSVAHSIDIAVIAEGVETEQQAKILKDLNLDAIQGYYIDRPKPISSLIKTT